From the Devosia sp. FJ2-5-3 genome, the window AACGGAATTTTGGTGGTGGCGCGCAAACCGGGCATGGAGCTGACCGCTGCCAATGACGGCAGCGAAGATGGGGACGTTGCGGCCTAGCGGAAATTGAGCCTGCTTGGCACATAGAAGGGGTTCGCCAGGAGAGCCCCATGAATTCGATTCGCCACGATTTCCGTTCCGACACTGTCACCAAGCCGACCGAGGCCATGCGTGCGGCCATGGCGGCAGCGGAAGTGGGCGACGACGTCTATGGCGACGACCCGAGCGTCAATCTGCTCGAACAGCGCATGGCCGGAATGCTGGGCAAGGAAGCGGCGATTTTCGTGCCTTCAGGGACCCAATCGAACCTCCTGGCACTGATGAGCCATTGCGGGCGCGGCGACGAATTCATCGCCGGCCAGAATGCGCATTGCTACAAATACGAGGCAGGCGGCGCGGCTGTGCTGGGGTCGATCCAGCCCCAACCGATCGCACATCGCCCGGACGGCACCATGGACCCCAAGGAGGTCGAGGACGCGATCAAGGCGCCGGGCGACAGCCATTTCGCCGTGACGCGGGTGATCGCGCTCGAGAACACCTTTGGAGGCCGCGTCCTGCCTTTCGCCTATATGGAAGAGATCGCGGGCATCGCACAAAAACACGGGCTGGGGCTGCATCTCGACGGCGCGCGGGCCTTCAATGCCTGCGTGGCGCTGGGGATGGACATTGGCGCCTTCACCGCGCCGTTCGACAGCGTCTCGATCTGCCTGTCCAAGGGGCTGGGAGCGCCAGTGGGTTCGGTGCTGGTGGGGCGCGGCGATCTCATCGAGACGGCGCGACGGCATCGCAAGATGCTGGGCGGCGGGATGCGCCAGGCAGGGATTCTGGCGGCGGCGGGGCTGCATGCGCTCGATCACCACGTCGAACGGCTGGCCGAGGATCATCGCCGCGCCAAGGCATTGGCCGAGGGGCTGGGCAAGCACAAGGCGCTGCGAGTAACGCAGCCGGATACCAATATTTTGTGGGTGGACAGCGAGGCGGCGTTGGAAGAGCGGCTGACGGCCTTTCTCACCGAGAATGGGGTGGGCGTCAGCGGGCGCTATGGCCAGCAGCGCTGGGTGACGCACCTCGATGTGACGGATGAAGACATAAAGGGCGCGCTGGATCTGGTGGGCCGGTTCTTCGCCGCCTGAGGCGCTGCCCGGGAAGCCCGGGCAGCGCTGAGCCCTATTGGCGCTGCCAGAAGGCGTAGAGGCTCGCAATGTCGGCCGATGTCAGCAATGGCATGGCATCGGTGAGATCTTCGGCCGGCCAGTCCCACCACTTCATCTCAAGGAGGAGCGCGATGTCCTCATCGGCGAAGCGCTTGCGGATGGGTCTTGCCGGATTGCCGCCGACAATGGTGTAGGGCTCGACATCCCTTGTCACCAAAGCCCTTGTGCCGATGACGGCGCCATCGCCGACTTTTACGCCCGGCATGATGATGGCCTCCGAACCGATCCAGACGTCATTGCCGATGATCGTATCGCCAGCGGGCTGGAAGGCATTGTTGGCCGTGGCGAATTCAGGCGCATCCGGCACGAAGGCGAAGGGGAAGGTTGAGACCCAGTCGTTTCGGTGGCCCTGATTGCCGGCCATGATGAAGGCGGCGCCAGAGCCGATGGAGCAGAAGGCGCCGATGATCAGCCGATCGACGCCCGGGGTGGTCATCAGGTAGCGGGCGCAATCGTCGAAGCCGTGGCCGTGATAATAGCCGGAATAATAGCTGTAACGGCCGACGATGATATTGGGATTGGTGACCTGACGATCGAGCGGAATGCCCAGGAACGGGCTTTCGAAGTAATTGGACATGATTGATCCATGAAGATTTGGCCGCAGGGGCGGCACGAATTGCGGAATATTTTGGGAGGACCGGTGGGCGCGCAGCAGTGTGCGCCGGCGCGTTTGGCCGGTTTGAAAGGCGTTCCCTCGGCGCGTGTCAGGCGCGCAGGAACGCTATGGCGCTGGTTCGGTCTGCGGACTTCATGGTGGGCTGTGATTTAGCCCAAGAAAAAGGGGGTGTCGAGATCGACACCCCCTTCGAGCCCCCCGCGAAGGGGAGGTGCAAGGTCGTTAGCGGCTCAGGCCACGAAATAATCCTGCAGGGGACGGACCTGCAGATTGCCCTGGCGATAGGCGATGATGCCTTCGACCGCGGCCATGGCGCCGTCGATGGTGGTGTAATAGGGGATCTTGGCGAGCAGCGCGGTGCGACGGATGTCGCGGCTGTCGGAGATCGACTTCAGACCATCGGTGGTGTTGATCACGAGCTGCACGCCGCCATTCTTCATCGAGTCGACGATGTGCGGACGGCCTTCGAGCACCTTGTTGATCTTGGTGGCGGCAATGTTGTTGTCGACGAGATAACGCTGGGTGCCTTCGGTGGCGAGGATCTCGAAGCCGGCTTCGACGAGATGGCGGGCCATGTCGATGATGTCGGGCTTGTCCTGATCGCGAACCGAGATGAAGGCCTTGCCGGACGTCGGCACCTTCTGGCCGGCGCCGAGCTGGGATTTTGCGAAGGCGATGGCGAAATCGGTGTCGAGACCGATGACTTCGCCGGTCGACTTCATCTCGGGACCGAGAACCGTGTCGACACCGGGGAAGCGGTTGAACGGGAACACGGCTTCCTTGATGGCGATGTGCTTGAGCTTTTTCTCGACGAGATTGAAGCTCTCAAGGCTCTCACCGGCCATGATGCGCGAGGCGATCTTGGCGATGGGTTCGCCGATGACCTTGGCGACGAAGGGCACGGTGCGGGAGGCACGCGGGTTCACTTCGAGCAGGTAGATGACGTCGTCCTTGATGGCGAACTGGACGTTCATCAGGCCGCCGACCTTGAGCGCGAATGCGAGTTCAGCGGTCTGGCGCTTCAACTCGGCGATGATCTCGGGCGAGAGGGTGCGCGGGGGCAGGGAGCAGGCGCTGTCACCGGAGTGAATGCCGGCTTCCTCGATGTGCTCCATGATGCCGGCCACGAACACGGTCTTGCCGTCGCAGAGGCAGTCGACGTCGACTTCTGTGGCGCCCGAGAGATAGGCGTCAAACAGCAGCGGGTTATCGGAGAGGACCGAGTTGATCTGGCCGGTCTTGTCGTTGGGGTAGCGCTGCAGGATGTCTGGCGGCACGAGGCCGGTCAGGGTGTCCTGGATATAGGTCTCGAATTCCTTGGCCGAATGAACGATGGCCATGGCGCGACCACCCAAAACGTAGGACGGGCGGATCACCAGCGGATAGCCCAGCCGTTCGGCAACAAGGCGCGACTGTTCCAGCGAATAGGCGATGCCATTCTTGGGCTGGGTCAGCTCCAGCTTGTTGAGAAGCTTGGAGAAGAGATCGCGGTCTTCGGCGAGATCAATGGCGTCGGGCTGGGTGCCGAGGATCGGAACGCCGGCCTTGAGCACAGCCTCTGCCAAATTGAGCGGGGTCTGGCCGCCGAACTGGACGATGACGCCGTGGAGCGTGCCGTTCTGCTTTTCGGTCTCGAGAATCTCGATGACGTCCTCTTCGGTCAGCGGCTCGAAATAGAGGCGGTCCGAGGTGTCGTAGTCGGTCGAGACGGTCTCCGGGTTGCAGTTGACCATGATGGTTTCGTAGCCGGCATCAGCCAGCGCGAAGGCGGCATGACAGCAGCAATAATCGAACTCGATGCCCTGGCCGATACGGTTCGGGCCACCGCCGAGAATGACGACCTTCTTGCGATCGGACGGGCGGGCCTCGTCGTCGACCTTGCCGCCGAAGGGCACTTCATAGGTCGAATACATATAGGCGGTGGGCGAGGCGAACTCGGCCGCGGAGGTGTCGATGCGCTTGAAGGCAGGGCGCACTTCGAGGCTATGGCGCAGCTTGCGCACGTCGGACGCCTTGAGGCCGGCCAATTGGGCCAGACGGGCGTCGGAGAAGCCCATGGATTTCAGCTGACGCAGATTGACGGCGTCCTTGGGCAGGCCGAATTCCTTGACCTTGGCTTCCATGTCGACGATGCCGCGCATCTGCTCGAGGAACCACGGATCGATCTTGCAGGCTTCGAAGATGTCTTCGTTGGAAACGCCGAGACGCATGGCTTCGGCGACGTGCAGAAGGCGGTTTGGCGTCGGGGTGCCGAGGGCGGCCTTGATGGCGTTCTTGTCTTCGCCTTCGCCGAGGCCGGGAATGCCGATCTCGTTGAGGCCGGTAAGACCGGTTTCGAGCGAGCGCAGCGCCTTCTGAAGCGATTCCTGGAAGGTACGGCCGATGGCCATGGCCTCGCCGACCGACTTCATGGCGGTGGTCAGACGATTGTCGGCGCCCGGGAATTTCTCGAAGGCGAAACGCGGGATCTTGGTGACGACATAGTCGATGGTCGGCTCGAACGAGGCCGGGGTCATGCCGCCGGTGATGTCATTGTCCAATTCATCGAGCGTGTAGCCGACGGCGAGACGGGCTGCGACCTTGGCGATCGGGAAGCCGGTGGCCTTGGAGGCGAGCGCGGACGAACGGGACACGCGCGGGTTCATTTCGATGACAACCATGCGGCCGTCAGCCGGGTTGATGCCGAACTGGACGTTGGAGCCCCCGGTTTCCACACCGATCTCGCGCAGGACCGCCAGCGAGGCGTCGCGCATGATCTGGTATTCCTTGTCGGTCAGCGTCAGGGCCGGCGCGACGGTGATCGAGTCGCCGGTGTGTACGCCCATCGGATCGATGTTCTCGATCGAGCAGATGATGATGCAGTTGTCCTTCTTGTCGCGGACAACTTCCATCTCGTATTCCTTCCAGCCGAGGACGCTTTCCTCGACCAGAACTTCATTGGTGGGCGAAGCGTCGATGCCGCTTTCGCAGATGGCGAGATATTCCTCGCGATTGTAGGCGATGCCGCCGCCGGTGCCGCCCAGGGTGAAGGACGGGCGGATAATGCAGGGAAGGCCGATGACCTCGAGCGCCTGAAGGGCTTCGATGGAATTGTGGGCCAGCATGGAGCGCGGGGTTTCAAGCCCGATCTTCTTCATGGCGTCGCGGAAGAGCTCGCGGTCCTCGGCCTTGTCGATGGCTTCGGCGGTGGCGCCGATCATCTCGACATTGTACTTTTCGAGGACGCCCATCTTGCGCAGCGAGAGCGCGCAATTGAGGGCCGTCTGACCGCCCATGGTGGGCAGGAGCGCATCGGGGCGCTCTTTCTCGATGATCTTGGCAACCACTTCAGGCGTGATCGGCTCCATATAGGTGGCGTCGGCAAGATCGGGATCGGTCATGATCGTCGCCGGATTGGAGTTCACCAGAATGATCCGGTAGCCCTCTTCCTTGAGCGCCTTGCACGCCTGGGTGCCGGAATAGTCGAACTCGCAAGCCTGCCCGATGATGATGGGGCCCGCGCCGATGATGAGGATCGATTTTATGTCGGTACGCTTCGGCATTCGGGGCTCGCTCTGCTCTGATCTTACTGAGGCGGGCGAGGGGAAGAATCGCCCGGACACACCTGTCCGCGCGAAACCCGCGTGGCAGTTGAGCACTGCAGCGCAGGGGAAAAGACCGAACATGGTGGTTAAGCGGGCGGTTTAGCGGAAGAGTCGGCGGAAGGGAAGGGGGAACGGTGCGCAAGAGAGCCGCTATAAGACATTGGCTGCCGCCCCGGGCGCTCAAATCGGAATGGCAGGATGATGTTCGCACGGCCCTATCGACGCCGCATTGAGCGGTAAAACAACGAGCATGATCCATGCACTGACCAAATTCTCTCTTGTTCCTCTTGTTGTGGCGATGATCGCAGGGCCGGCATATGCGCAGGGCATGCTGGCTTCGGAGGCGACATTGTGCCGCTCTCAGCTGGATTTGCTGGTGGAAGGGGAAAAGCTGACCGAGGACGAGCAATTGCGCTTCGAGGAACAATGCGATTGCCTTGAGCGCGCGGCGGCCGAGGGGGCCGTCGTGGGCAAGGTCGCCTGCGCAGACGAGGAAAATGAGTGATGCGTCCTGGCCTCGCTCTCGTCCTGCTGCTGGCGCTTGGCTCCCATGCGCCAGCCGAGGAAACGGCAAGCGCCTGGCAGCAGCAGAAATGCAGTCTTTACGAGAAGGCGTGGGGGCGGGCCATCGACCAGGTCGGGTCGGATGATCTGAACTACAATTTCATCGCGATGAACGAGAACTTCATTGCCTCTGGCTGCCGCGACAATAGCCGCGCCTGCCCGCAGTCGATCGAAGAGATCGAGATCGCCAATTTGCTCTCGATCGTGATGATGAACGAGGGCGTGGCCAGTACCTTCCTGCCGTTCGGGTGCGCGTCGCAGTGAAGGGC encodes:
- the ltaE gene encoding low-specificity L-threonine aldolase: MNSIRHDFRSDTVTKPTEAMRAAMAAAEVGDDVYGDDPSVNLLEQRMAGMLGKEAAIFVPSGTQSNLLALMSHCGRGDEFIAGQNAHCYKYEAGGAAVLGSIQPQPIAHRPDGTMDPKEVEDAIKAPGDSHFAVTRVIALENTFGGRVLPFAYMEEIAGIAQKHGLGLHLDGARAFNACVALGMDIGAFTAPFDSVSICLSKGLGAPVGSVLVGRGDLIETARRHRKMLGGGMRQAGILAAAGLHALDHHVERLAEDHRRAKALAEGLGKHKALRVTQPDTNILWVDSEAALEERLTAFLTENGVGVSGRYGQQRWVTHLDVTDEDIKGALDLVGRFFAA
- the catB gene encoding type B chloramphenicol O-acetyltransferase, with amino-acid sequence MSNYFESPFLGIPLDRQVTNPNIIVGRYSYYSGYYHGHGFDDCARYLMTTPGVDRLIIGAFCSIGSGAAFIMAGNQGHRNDWVSTFPFAFVPDAPEFATANNAFQPAGDTIIGNDVWIGSEAIIMPGVKVGDGAVIGTRALVTRDVEPYTIVGGNPARPIRKRFADEDIALLLEMKWWDWPAEDLTDAMPLLTSADIASLYAFWQRQ
- the carB gene encoding carbamoyl-phosphate synthase large subunit, which codes for MPKRTDIKSILIIGAGPIIIGQACEFDYSGTQACKALKEEGYRIILVNSNPATIMTDPDLADATYMEPITPEVVAKIIEKERPDALLPTMGGQTALNCALSLRKMGVLEKYNVEMIGATAEAIDKAEDRELFRDAMKKIGLETPRSMLAHNSIEALQALEVIGLPCIIRPSFTLGGTGGGIAYNREEYLAICESGIDASPTNEVLVEESVLGWKEYEMEVVRDKKDNCIIICSIENIDPMGVHTGDSITVAPALTLTDKEYQIMRDASLAVLREIGVETGGSNVQFGINPADGRMVVIEMNPRVSRSSALASKATGFPIAKVAARLAVGYTLDELDNDITGGMTPASFEPTIDYVVTKIPRFAFEKFPGADNRLTTAMKSVGEAMAIGRTFQESLQKALRSLETGLTGLNEIGIPGLGEGEDKNAIKAALGTPTPNRLLHVAEAMRLGVSNEDIFEACKIDPWFLEQMRGIVDMEAKVKEFGLPKDAVNLRQLKSMGFSDARLAQLAGLKASDVRKLRHSLEVRPAFKRIDTSAAEFASPTAYMYSTYEVPFGGKVDDEARPSDRKKVVILGGGPNRIGQGIEFDYCCCHAAFALADAGYETIMVNCNPETVSTDYDTSDRLYFEPLTEEDVIEILETEKQNGTLHGVIVQFGGQTPLNLAEAVLKAGVPILGTQPDAIDLAEDRDLFSKLLNKLELTQPKNGIAYSLEQSRLVAERLGYPLVIRPSYVLGGRAMAIVHSAKEFETYIQDTLTGLVPPDILQRYPNDKTGQINSVLSDNPLLFDAYLSGATEVDVDCLCDGKTVFVAGIMEHIEEAGIHSGDSACSLPPRTLSPEIIAELKRQTAELAFALKVGGLMNVQFAIKDDVIYLLEVNPRASRTVPFVAKVIGEPIAKIASRIMAGESLESFNLVEKKLKHIAIKEAVFPFNRFPGVDTVLGPEMKSTGEVIGLDTDFAIAFAKSQLGAGQKVPTSGKAFISVRDQDKPDIIDMARHLVEAGFEILATEGTQRYLVDNNIAATKINKVLEGRPHIVDSMKNGGVQLVINTTDGLKSISDSRDIRRTALLAKIPYYTTIDGAMAAVEGIIAYRQGNLQVRPLQDYFVA